From Culicoidibacter larvae, a single genomic window includes:
- a CDS encoding VOC family protein, which yields MINQIFVNLPVNDLDASKAFWSGLGFKFNPTFTDENGACLILGDTIFVMLLTKPFFESFTQKPTADPSVVVEAINALQVESREAVDKIVANGATHGVEFGRRPEDPEWMYSRTFKDPDGHNWELFYMNESEMTEE from the coding sequence ATGATTAATCAAATTTTTGTCAATTTACCAGTCAATGATTTGGATGCATCTAAAGCTTTCTGGAGTGGTTTGGGATTCAAGTTTAATCCTACTTTTACCGATGAGAACGGGGCATGCCTGATTCTTGGTGATACTATTTTTGTGATGTTGCTGACTAAACCATTTTTTGAATCATTTACACAAAAACCGACCGCTGACCCATCGGTTGTGGTTGAAGCAATCAATGCTTTGCAAGTAGAGAGCCGTGAGGCCGTTGATAAAATAGTTGCTAATGGTGCAACACACGGTGTTGAGTTTGGCAGACGTCCAGAGGATCCAGAATGGATGTACAGTCGTACTTTTAAAGATCCTGACGGTCATAACTGGGAACTGTTCTATATGAATGAGTCAGAAATGACTGAGGAGTAA
- a CDS encoding sensor histidine kinase — MFKSIAVKLTSFFVISILIFSALFIGIFTIIFNNYAVDYYKIELNKKATAIAETFSPYLDKTMSKEKSGLGSFMKYLNQMEAIDIWIFDSNQSLFTIGNSNNSKHLNHFEYSDLPDNADEFIKQIFQNELAYSESFNQQSNILTIAKPIFNQENELVGAVLLQAPVSLNNGLFYTGLIILLGSMGLALLVSIILSILLSKSFTRPLKIINNNTLLLKQGQYEHTIAIKNKDEIGELATSINDLATKLAEAEVKSKKEDIARKEFIASISHELRTPLTVIRGLLEAINDQVIITPEEITESHNQILAETVLMQRLVTDLLELSRLQNANFSIANEPVDVLELLNDISRSSTALAAKKNIKLNIEIQIDRLIINGDYDRIRQMLIIIIDNAIKYSYNNSEIDIVLLNDKISIQDYGIGIDSEQISHIFDKFFILENDQKSGTGLGLAIAKEIAERHNFKIDVKSKLNKGTTFDIYF; from the coding sequence ATGTTTAAGAGTATTGCAGTAAAATTAACTTCATTTTTTGTTATTTCAATTCTAATATTTTCTGCTTTATTTATTGGTATATTTACAATCATTTTCAATAACTACGCCGTGGACTATTATAAAATTGAATTAAACAAAAAAGCAACTGCTATAGCTGAGACATTTAGCCCGTACTTAGATAAAACAATGAGTAAAGAAAAGTCCGGACTTGGTTCATTTATGAAATATTTAAATCAAATGGAAGCTATTGATATCTGGATTTTTGACAGCAATCAAAGTTTATTTACTATTGGAAACTCTAATAACTCAAAGCATCTAAATCATTTTGAGTATTCAGATTTACCCGATAATGCTGATGAGTTTATTAAACAAATTTTCCAAAATGAATTAGCATATAGTGAGTCCTTTAATCAGCAATCAAATATCTTAACAATCGCAAAGCCAATTTTTAACCAAGAAAATGAACTTGTCGGTGCTGTGCTTTTACAAGCACCAGTCTCTTTAAATAATGGTTTATTTTATACCGGATTGATTATATTACTTGGGAGTATGGGACTTGCACTATTAGTTTCTATTATATTATCAATCTTATTATCAAAATCCTTTACCCGACCTTTGAAAATAATTAATAACAATACTTTACTTCTAAAGCAAGGACAATATGAACATACAATTGCTATTAAAAATAAAGATGAAATTGGAGAACTGGCAACTTCAATCAATGATTTAGCAACAAAACTGGCTGAAGCTGAAGTGAAATCAAAAAAAGAAGACATCGCAAGAAAAGAATTTATTGCCAGTATTTCTCACGAGCTAAGAACACCTCTTACCGTCATTAGAGGACTTTTAGAAGCCATAAATGATCAGGTCATTATCACTCCTGAAGAAATAACTGAAAGTCATAATCAGATATTAGCCGAAACAGTATTAATGCAACGTCTGGTTACTGACTTGTTGGAGCTTTCCAGATTACAAAATGCAAATTTTAGTATCGCCAATGAACCAGTTGATGTATTAGAACTATTAAATGATATCAGTCGCAGCTCCACAGCCTTGGCTGCTAAGAAAAATATTAAGTTAAATATTGAGATTCAGATAGACCGGCTCATTATAAATGGAGATTATGATCGTATTCGACAAATGCTTATAATTATTATTGATAACGCAATAAAATACTCATATAACAATAGTGAAATTGATATCGTCCTATTAAATGACAAGATATCAATACAAGATTATGGTATCGGAATTGATTCAGAGCAAATAAGTCATATTTTCGATAAATTCTTTATACTGGAAAACGACCAGAAGAGCGGCACTGGATTAGGTCTTGCAATTGCTAAAGAAATAGCCGAACGACACAATTTTAAGATTGATGTGAAAAGCAAACTAAATAAAGGGACAACTTTTGATATTTATTTTTAG
- a CDS encoding response regulator transcription factor, with protein MMKILIADDNIQITNILKAYAEKENFQVKSVHDGLSAYQTFISDNPDIVLLDVMMPGMNGFEVCKKIRETSTVPIIMVTARGEDFERIMGLDIGADDYIVKPFIPSEVMARIRAILRRITDYEHEKNTVTIDNLFIDLNTYTTKIDNHVIKLTKKEFEILWLLAINQEQVFSRDSILNIVWGYEYLGDTRTVDSHIKRLRYKLDQHNHPRWEVTTIWGVGYKLEVKNHV; from the coding sequence ATAATGAAGATACTCATAGCAGATGATAATATCCAAATAACCAACATCTTGAAGGCGTATGCAGAAAAAGAAAATTTTCAAGTTAAAAGTGTTCATGATGGCTTGTCTGCTTATCAAACTTTTATTAGTGATAATCCTGATATTGTATTACTTGATGTAATGATGCCCGGAATGAATGGATTTGAGGTTTGCAAAAAAATTCGCGAAACTTCTACAGTACCAATCATTATGGTAACCGCCAGAGGTGAAGATTTTGAACGAATCATGGGACTTGATATAGGTGCTGACGACTATATAGTTAAGCCATTTATTCCCTCAGAAGTAATGGCACGAATACGCGCAATTTTAAGACGGATTACTGATTATGAACATGAAAAAAACACAGTAACAATAGATAATTTATTTATTGACTTGAATACATATACCACAAAAATAGATAATCATGTTATAAAATTAACAAAAAAAGAGTTCGAAATACTATGGCTATTAGCAATAAATCAAGAGCAAGTATTTTCAAGAGATAGTATTTTAAATATTGTTTGGGGCTACGAATATTTAGGTGACACGCGAACAGTCGATTCTCATATCAAACGATTGCGCTATAAACTTGATCAACATAACCATCCGAGGTGGGAAGTAACAACTATCTGGGGTGTCGGCTATAAATTAGAGGTTAAAAATCATGTTTAA
- a CDS encoding alpha/beta fold hydrolase: MAYFEFASRKLFYQCIGDGEPVIFLHGNTASSKMFEFLLPLYTNHFKVILIDFLGNGASERVEHFPVDIWLWQAEQLINFIEFLDCGKVSLVGTSGGAYVAINAALQRPELINKVVADSFSGRKMPDDFIETLTAERTAAKANELSRQYYEWNQGPDWEKIVDMDTAALTQFVEQKHQLYSRPLQELTVPILLIGSQQDELLHGDFTQEYQALCKIIPNAEMYVFPSGGHPSILTNAEKTAELIIDFI, translated from the coding sequence ATGGCATATTTTGAGTTTGCATCAAGAAAACTTTTTTATCAATGTATTGGCGATGGTGAACCGGTCATTTTCCTGCATGGAAATACTGCCTCATCCAAGATGTTTGAATTTTTATTGCCGCTATATACCAATCACTTCAAAGTTATTCTCATTGATTTTCTAGGCAATGGTGCATCTGAACGTGTTGAACATTTTCCAGTTGATATTTGGCTTTGGCAAGCTGAACAATTAATTAATTTTATTGAGTTTCTCGATTGTGGAAAAGTTTCATTGGTTGGCACCAGCGGTGGTGCTTACGTTGCTATCAACGCGGCTTTACAGCGACCGGAGCTCATCAATAAAGTTGTTGCCGACAGTTTTAGCGGTCGCAAGATGCCTGATGATTTTATCGAAACCCTTACAGCGGAGCGAACCGCCGCTAAAGCAAATGAACTATCACGACAATATTATGAATGGAACCAAGGTCCGGACTGGGAAAAAATTGTTGATATGGATACTGCAGCATTAACACAATTTGTTGAACAAAAACATCAACTTTATAGCCGACCGCTACAAGAATTGACAGTCCCAATCCTATTGATTGGCAGCCAGCAGGATGAGCTGCTCCATGGCGACTTTACTCAGGAGTACCAAGCCTTATGCAAAATCATTCCTAATGCAGAGATGTACGTCTTTCCAAGCGGCGGCCATCCATCAATTTTAACCAATGCTGAAAAAACCGCTGAATTGATTATTGATTTTATCTGA
- a CDS encoding M23 family metallopeptidase, which produces MGNVYTYINSKTHKKRVLINCHIDTETYKYKMVEDWVKKYGMDYTEYKTGPIPQPYPDHKGIDLRGETYNNIYVVVSGKVTYAGNRNDSRGNYVEIVNGKYTFLYMHLSDINVYTGQNVLEGDLLGWEGGTGGWPPHLHFEVRENGTPIDPYNIAQNGLATVEVKMPTISAVRLADPTKVRVNFSGGYFNNTGDAPGYVAIRKGNINEGNGQIIHYTGIMNGQATISNVSTTDKICVFAELGISWGGFNYPKSNIVYFEPNVNMPKVTASRNPDDPTKIDVSWTAGNVPKTLTAYLVARYKDGSSQFIKWSVDFNKSGNHTFEGVNPDKDINIFAEADTNASGYHQSNEVLISKVITVPEMPIVTVSRDTTDPTIIRCSWTAGKNTNSVGMKSYMLARINNKQTNQKLVQNLNFSASGSCIFTGVSIDEDIYVFAEVEVDGGVKYYQSNIEILNLSKPEMPIVTVIRDQKDPTIVRCTWTAGKYTGGSKYKSYMLARINNSTTNQKIIQSLDFNKSGSCVFNGVDINNKVHVYAETERLAGVAYHKSNITILDPSIPLMPAITAVRDTTNQSNVIITWTAGKYTGAPNMTNYMVVRFKEKYQGSGQIIQYGLDFSKSGSMTVKGVSTTEKTFVYGEASLNSKYYETNTIIL; this is translated from the coding sequence ATGGGAAATGTTTATACATATATAAATAGCAAAACACATAAAAAACGTGTGCTTATAAATTGTCATATTGACACAGAAACATATAAATATAAAATGGTCGAAGATTGGGTGAAAAAATATGGTATGGACTACACTGAATATAAAACAGGTCCTATTCCACAGCCTTATCCAGACCATAAAGGGATCGATTTGCGTGGGGAAACATATAATAATATTTATGTAGTTGTGTCTGGAAAAGTAACATATGCCGGTAATCGAAACGATTCAAGAGGGAATTATGTTGAAATTGTTAATGGGAAATATACTTTTTTATATATGCATCTTTCAGATATTAATGTATATACTGGACAAAATGTTTTGGAAGGCGATTTGCTAGGCTGGGAAGGTGGAACAGGTGGATGGCCACCGCATTTACATTTTGAAGTAAGAGAGAATGGAACACCTATTGATCCATATAACATTGCGCAAAATGGTTTAGCCACTGTTGAAGTAAAAATGCCAACAATTAGTGCGGTGCGATTGGCAGACCCAACAAAGGTTCGAGTAAATTTTTCAGGGGGCTATTTCAACAATACTGGTGATGCACCAGGGTATGTGGCAATCCGAAAAGGAAATATTAATGAGGGAAATGGACAGATTATTCATTATACAGGAATTATGAATGGTCAAGCAACTATTTCCAATGTATCAACAACTGATAAAATTTGTGTTTTTGCTGAGTTAGGTATTTCGTGGGGTGGTTTTAACTATCCTAAATCAAATATTGTTTATTTTGAACCGAATGTTAATATGCCAAAAGTTACAGCTAGTCGAAACCCGGATGATCCAACAAAGATTGATGTAAGTTGGACAGCGGGGAATGTTCCAAAAACATTAACTGCTTACTTAGTTGCTCGTTATAAAGATGGAAGTAGCCAATTTATTAAATGGAGTGTTGATTTTAATAAATCTGGCAACCATACATTTGAAGGAGTTAATCCAGACAAAGACATTAATATCTTTGCTGAAGCAGATACAAATGCATCAGGTTATCATCAATCAAATGAAGTTTTAATTTCCAAAGTTATTACTGTTCCAGAGATGCCTATAGTTACAGTGTCGCGGGATACAACTGACCCTACAATTATTCGTTGCAGTTGGACAGCGGGTAAAAATACAAATAGTGTTGGAATGAAATCATACATGTTGGCAAGAATTAATAATAAGCAAACCAATCAAAAACTTGTTCAAAACTTGAATTTTAGTGCTAGTGGGTCATGTATATTTACGGGTGTAAGTATAGATGAAGATATTTATGTTTTTGCTGAAGTTGAAGTAGATGGTGGAGTAAAATATTATCAATCAAACATTGAGATATTAAACTTATCCAAACCAGAAATGCCAATAGTGACTGTTATCCGTGATCAAAAAGACCCAACAATTGTCCGTTGTACTTGGACGGCGGGGAAATATACCGGCGGTAGCAAATATAAATCATATATGCTAGCGCGAATTAACAATTCAACAACTAATCAAAAGATAATTCAGAGTTTAGATTTTAATAAATCCGGCTCGTGTGTATTTAATGGAGTGGATATTAACAATAAAGTCCATGTTTATGCTGAAACCGAGCGCTTAGCAGGAGTGGCATACCATAAGTCAAATATTACAATATTAGATCCATCAATTCCGCTGATGCCTGCGATTACAGCGGTTCGTGATACAACAAATCAAAGTAATGTAATTATTACATGGACAGCCGGAAAATATACTGGGGCACCAAATATGACAAATTATATGGTAGTTCGCTTTAAAGAGAAATATCAGGGTTCTGGACAAATTATTCAGTATGGATTGGATTTCTCAAAAAGTGGTTCAATGACAGTTAAAGGAGTTTCCACAACAGAAAAAACCTTTGTATATGGTGAAGCTTCGTTGAACAGTAAATATTATGAAACGAATACGATTATTTTATAA
- a CDS encoding PadR family transcriptional regulator translates to MDTQLKKGTLELCILGLLSHRDWYGYELTQELNKGLQVKDATVYLILQRIEKAGVVEAYVKTIDTATKVRKYYRLTDFGKLKLQSLVEEWENLGSIITNCIEKGEIIHD, encoded by the coding sequence ATGGATACCCAACTTAAAAAAGGAACCTTGGAGTTATGTATTCTTGGGTTGCTGTCGCATCGTGATTGGTACGGATATGAATTAACACAAGAATTGAACAAAGGTCTACAAGTAAAAGATGCAACCGTATACTTAATTCTGCAGAGGATTGAAAAAGCAGGGGTTGTTGAAGCGTATGTAAAAACGATAGACACTGCGACAAAAGTGCGTAAGTATTATCGTTTGACTGACTTTGGAAAATTAAAATTGCAGTCGTTGGTTGAAGAATGGGAAAACCTTGGAAGCATCATCACAAACTGTATTGAAAAAGGAGAGATTATACATGACTAA
- a CDS encoding (4Fe-4S)-binding protein: MSQKQLSAAELMEKGFRKYSGEEIDVYFNLDTCMHSGHCVLGNRAIFNTDRRPWIAPDNADVEEVIRVVENCPSGALRYIRK; encoded by the coding sequence ATGTCCCAAAAGCAGCTTTCTGCGGCTGAATTAATGGAAAAAGGCTTTCGGAAGTATTCTGGTGAGGAGATTGATGTTTACTTCAATCTGGACACCTGCATGCATTCCGGTCATTGTGTGCTTGGCAACCGAGCTATTTTTAATACCGATCGGAGGCCATGGATTGCCCCTGATAATGCTGATGTTGAAGAAGTTATTCGCGTAGTGGAAAATTGTCCGAGTGGCGCACTGCGTTATATTCGCAAATAA
- a CDS encoding 6-phospho-beta-glucosidase: protein MANKPTFPEGFLWGGATAANQCEGAYNEGGRGLANVDVVPIGKDRFPIIAGQMKSFDFDNEHFYPAKGAIDMYHTYRDDIALFAEMGFKTYRLSIAWTRIFPKGDELEPNEEGLAYYEDLFKTCQKYGIEPLVTITHFDCPMYLIEEYGGWRNRKLVDFYERLVTVLFTRYKGLVKYWLTFNEINMILHAPFMGAGLYFEEGENKKQAMYDAIHHELMASAIATRVAHEIDPENKVGCMLAAGSYYPYNCKPEDVFQAQTDNRENYGFIDVQSRGEYPNYLLKQLEREGVVIPFLEGDKEILKEHTVDFISFSYYSSRVSTTDKELLDTTAGNIFASVKNPFLAESEWGWQIDPLGFRITMNELYDRYQKPLFVVENGLGAVDTPDENGYVVDDYRIEYLRQHIDAMNDAINLDGVDVMGYTTWGCIDLVSAGTGEMKKRYGFIYVDRDNEGNGTLKRSKKKSFDWYKKVIATNGADTE, encoded by the coding sequence ATGGCTAATAAACCAACATTTCCAGAAGGATTTTTATGGGGCGGTGCAACTGCTGCAAACCAATGCGAAGGTGCATATAATGAAGGCGGACGTGGTCTTGCGAACGTTGACGTAGTACCTATCGGAAAGGATCGCTTTCCTATTATTGCAGGACAAATGAAAAGCTTTGATTTTGATAATGAGCATTTTTATCCAGCAAAAGGTGCGATTGATATGTATCACACATATCGTGATGATATTGCGTTGTTTGCCGAGATGGGATTTAAAACATATCGTCTTTCAATCGCGTGGACACGTATTTTCCCTAAGGGAGATGAGCTTGAACCAAATGAAGAAGGTTTGGCTTATTATGAAGACTTATTTAAAACTTGTCAAAAATATGGCATTGAGCCATTAGTAACAATCACTCACTTTGATTGCCCAATGTACTTAATTGAAGAGTATGGTGGATGGCGTAACCGTAAATTGGTTGATTTCTATGAAAGATTAGTAACAGTTTTATTCACACGTTACAAAGGCTTAGTAAAATACTGGCTGACTTTCAATGAAATCAATATGATTTTACATGCTCCGTTTATGGGTGCCGGATTATACTTTGAAGAAGGCGAGAATAAAAAACAAGCAATGTATGATGCGATTCATCATGAATTGATGGCAAGCGCAATTGCAACTCGGGTGGCACATGAGATTGATCCGGAAAATAAAGTTGGTTGTATGTTGGCAGCAGGGAGCTACTACCCATACAACTGTAAACCGGAAGATGTATTCCAAGCACAAACTGATAACCGGGAAAACTATGGTTTCATTGATGTGCAGTCTCGCGGAGAATATCCAAATTACTTATTAAAACAATTAGAACGCGAAGGCGTAGTAATTCCATTCCTTGAAGGTGATAAAGAAATATTAAAAGAACATACAGTAGACTTTATTTCTTTCTCTTACTATTCTTCACGGGTCTCAACAACTGATAAAGAGTTGCTTGATACAACGGCTGGAAACATTTTTGCTTCAGTAAAAAATCCATTCCTTGCTGAAAGCGAATGGGGATGGCAAATCGATCCACTTGGATTCCGCATTACTATGAATGAATTATATGACCGTTATCAAAAACCATTATTCGTAGTAGAAAATGGACTTGGAGCTGTTGATACTCCGGATGAAAATGGGTATGTAGTTGATGATTATCGGATTGAATACTTACGTCAACATATTGATGCAATGAATGATGCAATCAACCTTGATGGTGTAGACGTAATGGGCTACACAACTTGGGGATGTATTGACCTTGTTTCGGCTGGAACCGGTGAAATGAAAAAACGTTACGGATTTATCTACGTAGATCGTGATAATGAAGGAAACGGAACATTAAAACGTTCGAAAAAGAAATCATTCGATTGGTACAAAAAAGTAATCGCAACTAACGGTGCGGATACTGAATAG
- a CDS encoding HAD-IIB family hydrolase produces the protein MITVFADIDGTFVEMDPVAPEINVRAVRELQAGDNHFVFISGRSMDQIEPMLETNDLDCDIIFGNGAGYKLLGEEPVYRNELSPENYRAAIEVLEAHDAFYHVHTSDGVFLKPPAVFEGHYQRLLEAARARGDEQMLGGIEWKWNYFSNQCKHEEDLVAYFAAHPEIHVFKLETMDADDVKRNAPRAELEALGLYAYSSMPDNLEIVNPDNTKGHAIEHFLEMFPATTSYGIGDGENDLPMFKVVDVAVAMGNAKPEVKAVCQYVTGNCLDGGMGEFIFKHIL, from the coding sequence ATGATAACAGTTTTTGCAGATATTGATGGAACATTTGTTGAAATGGATCCGGTAGCGCCGGAGATTAATGTACGTGCGGTTCGTGAGTTACAGGCTGGCGATAATCATTTTGTGTTTATCAGTGGCCGCAGTATGGATCAGATTGAACCAATGCTGGAAACCAATGATCTTGATTGTGATATTATTTTTGGCAATGGTGCCGGCTATAAGTTGCTGGGTGAGGAACCAGTTTACCGTAATGAGCTGAGTCCGGAAAATTATCGCGCGGCAATCGAAGTTTTGGAAGCACACGATGCTTTTTATCATGTGCATACCAGTGATGGCGTCTTTCTAAAGCCGCCGGCTGTTTTTGAAGGGCATTACCAACGATTGTTGGAAGCCGCGCGTGCGCGTGGTGATGAACAAATGCTGGGCGGTATTGAATGGAAATGGAATTATTTTTCAAATCAATGCAAGCACGAAGAGGATTTAGTGGCTTATTTTGCTGCTCATCCGGAAATTCATGTATTTAAGCTCGAAACGATGGATGCAGATGATGTGAAACGAAATGCGCCCCGGGCTGAGCTTGAGGCATTAGGGCTATACGCATATTCTTCAATGCCGGATAATCTTGAGATTGTAAATCCGGATAATACTAAGGGACATGCAATTGAGCACTTTTTAGAGATGTTTCCGGCAACAACTTCATATGGCATTGGTGATGGCGAAAATGATTTGCCGATGTTTAAGGTTGTGGATGTTGCGGTGGCGATGGGCAATGCAAAGCCTGAAGTGAAGGCGGTCTGCCAATACGTAACCGGCAATTGCCTGGATGGCGGTATGGGAGAATTTATTTTTAAGCATATTTTATAG
- a CDS encoding MetQ/NlpA family ABC transporter substrate-binding protein, with amino-acid sequence MKKLLAAVSVLVLSGALLAACSSNATNKLVVGASATPHAEILEQVKPILAEQGIELEIKVFDDYVLPNKALESGDLDANYFQHIPYLEEQIATYGYDFVNAGGIHIEPIGIYSQRYKSIDEVKDGASVLMSNSVADHGRVLALLEAQGLITLDPSVNKAAATIEDITSNPKNLQFKADYAPALMAQIYLNDEGDLVIINTNFAISAGLNPLTDSIAIEGADSPYVNIIAVRTEDKDDPRIKALVDALHSEEIQQWILDKYQGAVVPVE; translated from the coding sequence ATGAAAAAACTATTAGCAGCAGTGAGTGTATTGGTGTTAAGCGGGGCGCTGCTGGCAGCTTGCAGCAGCAACGCAACCAATAAATTAGTGGTGGGAGCGTCAGCAACACCGCATGCAGAGATTCTGGAACAGGTGAAACCGATACTTGCCGAGCAGGGAATTGAGCTCGAAATAAAGGTTTTCGATGATTATGTTTTACCAAATAAGGCGTTAGAGAGCGGCGATTTGGATGCTAACTATTTCCAGCATATTCCTTATTTAGAGGAACAAATTGCTACTTACGGGTATGACTTTGTGAATGCCGGCGGCATTCACATCGAGCCGATTGGTATTTATTCACAACGCTATAAAAGCATTGATGAGGTAAAAGATGGTGCCAGTGTATTGATGAGCAACTCGGTTGCTGACCATGGTCGAGTGCTTGCGCTCCTTGAAGCGCAAGGGCTGATTACTTTGGACCCAAGTGTTAATAAAGCAGCAGCAACTATTGAGGATATCACGTCGAATCCTAAGAATTTGCAGTTTAAAGCGGATTACGCTCCGGCATTAATGGCGCAGATTTACTTGAATGATGAGGGCGATTTAGTGATTATCAATACTAACTTTGCTATCTCAGCAGGGCTTAATCCTCTGACTGATAGTATTGCCATTGAAGGTGCTGATTCACCGTATGTAAATATTATTGCTGTACGTACTGAGGATAAGGATGATCCGCGGATTAAAGCGCTGGTAGATGCCTTGCATTCAGAGGAGATCCAGCAGTGGATTTTAGATAAATATCAGGGAGCAGTTGTTCCGGTTGAATAA
- a CDS encoding DUF1576 domain-containing protein produces the protein MQLVISRDALVTDYIAVSGLSATLINVVLVMVFTLFIKRINHVELNGFVIAGLLTTMGFAFFGKNIYNILPIYLGVFLYARSVKRPFKQFFVIAMFATGLAPLVTVGINFGILGLIIGSVIAVGYGFIIPAIASHVIRFHNGYLLYNIGFSGGIVALILTAVLRVTGLDLEVVVNVNEAWDIHYILFAILIGMSLLFISFGLLRERFNWSRYKKLMSMSGRAVTDYYRIFGEGLMLVNMGIVGLMLTLLVAFSGIPLNGATVGSIISVMGFSAFGKNPKNIIPLILGCILMIIVSGTVITPSVLLVLIFVTGLAPIAGEFGFVIGIIAGILHFSLVQYTAEWQGGANLYNNGFAGGFIAGVISSIMDSIAKRSM, from the coding sequence ATGCAGCTCGTCATATCGCGTGATGCGCTAGTTACTGATTATATTGCAGTAAGTGGGTTGAGCGCAACACTTATTAATGTTGTTTTAGTTATGGTTTTTACTTTATTTATCAAAAGAATTAATCATGTTGAGCTTAATGGATTCGTAATAGCTGGTTTATTAACAACTATGGGATTTGCTTTTTTTGGCAAGAATATCTATAACATCTTGCCAATTTATTTAGGGGTTTTCTTATATGCCAGATCTGTCAAACGCCCATTTAAACAGTTTTTTGTTATCGCAATGTTTGCTACCGGGCTTGCACCCTTAGTGACTGTTGGAATTAACTTTGGAATTCTGGGACTAATTATCGGCAGTGTTATTGCCGTTGGCTATGGTTTTATTATTCCGGCAATTGCTAGTCATGTTATTCGTTTTCACAATGGATATTTGCTTTACAATATCGGCTTTTCCGGTGGAATTGTGGCATTGATTTTGACAGCAGTTTTGCGAGTGACCGGACTTGATTTAGAAGTAGTTGTCAATGTTAATGAGGCTTGGGATATTCATTATATTTTGTTTGCGATTTTGATTGGCATGTCGCTTTTGTTTATTAGCTTTGGCTTGCTGCGCGAACGGTTTAACTGGTCGCGTTACAAGAAACTCATGTCAATGAGCGGGAGGGCAGTTACAGATTATTATCGGATATTCGGTGAGGGACTTATGCTGGTTAATATGGGGATTGTCGGCTTGATGCTGACCCTTCTGGTGGCATTTAGCGGGATTCCGCTAAATGGCGCGACCGTTGGCTCGATTATTAGTGTTATGGGCTTTTCTGCCTTCGGAAAAAATCCCAAGAACATTATTCCTTTAATTTTAGGATGCATTCTGATGATAATTGTAAGCGGCACGGTTATTACTCCCTCAGTGTTATTGGTTTTAATTTTTGTTACTGGATTAGCGCCGATTGCTGGTGAATTTGGGTTTGTTATTGGCATTATTGCTGGTATTTTACATTTCAGTTTGGTACAATATACAGCTGAGTGGCAGGGTGGCGCTAATTTATATAATAATGGTTTCGCTGGCGGTTTTATTGCCGGAGTTATTAGCAGCATTATGGATAGTATTGCTAAAAGGAGCATGTAA